The genome window GACCAAAGGATGTAGATCACTGCGGGTCGGAAAGTGTTAGCATGTCTCTAGCAAGAGGGCGCACTGGGTGCCGACTTACAGAAGGCTAAAGAGGAAGCAAGATACAGGACGAATCCATAGTATTCGTACGTCGGCACCTTCGGACTGGCTCTTGGAACAGTCGTTGCGCGACGGGCGGATTTCGCAACGGCAGCCTCTGTGTCATTCGGTGTTTCCACATCCGAGCTGTCAGGGGTCGTAGGTCGGGAAGTAGTCGTGGAGAACGGCGGTCGGAGAAGGGAGGTCAATGATGGAGACGGGGGAAGCGGCGTAGGGGGTCTATTGTAGAAGGGTGGAGCAAAGGCATTCGGTCCATGAAGTGAGCTGGTGGACTGGCGAAATGGGTGATGCATAGAAAGACCATCTTCTGGTGACTGCTCCTCCGAATCTGTGGAGGCATCCGAAAAGGCTTGGTCTTCTAAGGAATATTGTGATTGAAAGTcggcatcatcttctgcatcgATATCGGTAtgggagggtgaggttggATCatgctcatcttcttcgatgtaGTCCTCATTTTGCGAGCTCAGTGTGGTTGTCGCAAGGTCATCGGCGGGGAGCGGCGGGAACGGTTGTTTGGGTTCGACCGAAGATATCACCGACGGTGACTCTGAATTGTTTCGCAAGTATCCAGAatgctcgtcttcttcgttaTCGAGAAGAGACATTCTCGCGGATGACTAGCCAGACAGACACGGCTCATGCGTAAGTTCAACAGGAGTAGTCTCGACTTGGTTATCGGCACGCCTCCATGGAGTATATACTGCCGTGATTCACCGCCTATTGCCATATCAGATCAATGATATGGTTATTTAGATTTGGATTTTGTAACTATTTAGCTTCACTAAATAAGGTATCGCTCCCTTTacatatatatctatttaacTAGTAGCTATTTGCTCGCGTTTTTACAAATATTGTATAGTACTATGCGTCTCCATCATGCATTTTGCATACTAGTAATCTTAAgctaactatatatatagaacatcaacatcttcaACCGAAAATCTTCCAGCTAGAGCTCCAGCATGCCaaagtataataaagtaCTCACATTCTTGCAATTATAATTAGCTTACTATATCTGCACCCAGTCTGATTTTGACAGGATGAGACAGACTTTCATCTCTTACTAAGATGCTAAATAGGAAAGTAATTTAGGTGTACGGTATCAAGCGCATTTCTAATATTGTAGCTGAGGCTCAATTGACTGAATTGCTGGTCCACTTCTTACCGAGATCTAACCAGTCTCTATGTTATATTTTTACCGACGGTGCCGACGCAGAAGTCTATCTTGTCGAATGGTATAATTACATATCCTTGTCCTTGAACAAAAAGATATATACTCTATCGACCATTCGTATACAGAGGAACGTTCGAACCGTTGGTGTATTTCTTGATATAACCCGATTCACCAAGGATGATTTTCTATACTTCTACCTCGAATGCGCATTTAATTCCAATGAAACGAGTGACATTGGTGGAGCTCGTTGTAGTGCCGCACGTAGCCTCTGACTTGCTGATGTAGACTCCGCCGAGAACATTGTAGGATATTCGGAAGGCGATAATAGACTTCAGCATGCTTTGGCCAATATCATGGACTCGTGCCCTTACCACCTAGATTGGCATTGCGCTTCTGGAAACCGCAGCCTCTGTCCAGTACCAATGACTGAAATCAGCTATGCTGTCTCACACGCAGTAAGTCGTGGAACAAGAATATCAAGCAGTGAATTGAATGCCGAGAAATCAAAGCTGAAAAAAATACTGGACACAGTGGCTTTCAAGACGGGGACACACAATGGCCTGACAATGCTCTGGTTCGGTTTCGACGCAGGACACTGCATTCTACAGATGGAGCACTGCTAGCATTGTGCACAAACGGTCGCATGCATTGACCTAGTCTCATTACACCGTGACGGGTTGCCTAGAAGCAAGGTCCGGGGAAGGATGCTGATTAAAAGGTTTGAAGGCAACTGATAGAGGTGCAGCAAAGCCGTGGGACACAGCAGAGTCGTTAGAAAAACCAAGACACTTGGTTCTAGATATGAGGCTAAGTGTGGGATGGAAATTGGTCATTGACCATGTACTGCAGGCTTCTATTAGAAGCTCTCAACTGGCAGAGTCAAAGACATTACATCGAGTAGACGCTGTTATGTTCCTTCCCACTGTCTAGATAACTGAGCGAGCCGGAATAGCAGCTTGTGTATGTTAGTACTGAGCTATGGGATAGCACTTGATAGAGAAGACCAATAAGACTTCGGCTTTGGTGTGGGACATAATGGTGAGAATTACATAACCACTCGTGGCAGCGAGGACTAAGGCTACAGCCACAAGGGCCCAGCTATCGTGGTCAGGCTATATGCCTTAGCAGATGCTTCTTGCGGCGTGGAGCAGTCTTCTTGCTTGAACCGGGTGCGAAGGGGCAATGATGTCAGAAAAGCCGTTAATGTGGCCTCGTTGTTAACTGCAATGTGATGCAACCAGACATCACCGGTCCATGCTCCTAGTGACTTGGGTTTCATTGCTGACTGCCCCTGCCCTGCAGCTTGTATTGCGAACTGCTTGCCCATTTGGTCTCGTCTACATACGAAGAGGGTATTCTCTTTGGCATCCGACGAGATAGGCTTTGGTGGACGTTTGAATAGAGATGGGATATAGGTACTTAGTGAGCTGGTGTAAACCCATTCGGGCTGCAGAGAAGACTCAGGTTGCGGAGTAAATGCTATCACAGACTCGATGAACCTTCTAGACCACTGGCATGACAGCTTGACGAAAGTTCAGCTGGCATCGTGCGGGGCTGTCGGCACATACACTCCGATGAGGGTAACTTGTGGTGAACATGTCTCTGACTACACAGCGGTATCAGCTCAAGCCATTAAGCCACCAAAAGCTTAGCATAGTTACTCCCAACCACACCTGGCTCTGCTGTGCTGGCGCACGCAAGGGATACCTCCCCAATACCGCGTGGAAAGAGACGGTTGGTGTGGACTTCATGCTGTAACACCAGCGAATACCTCTATGTTGGGAACATTTTGTGAAACCATCGAAGAGGAAGTACGACGCGTAGGAAATCTGCAAAGCGCGCGTACAGAGTTGTCTGAGAGGCCAGACCTTCGTGTATGCACGAATTTAGGCTGTTCAAGAAGCCGCATCTGTAATGATGCAATTGATTcttattgctttttttttttgaaaCCGAGCGCATCACCCAACCAGTTACTCTCCCTAAGGAACGTCCCGTGTTGCAAGTTTGATGGCCTTAATGGGTCGATCAAATCCCGTAAATGAACGTGCATTCCGCGGGC of Aspergillus luchuensis IFO 4308 DNA, chromosome 7, nearly complete sequence contains these proteins:
- a CDS encoding uncharacterized protein (COG:S;~EggNog:ENOG410Q13D;~InterPro:IPR013717;~PFAM:PF08510;~TransMembrane:2 (i197-216o236-259i)); its protein translation is MSLLDNEEDEHSGYLRNNSESPSVISSVEPKQPFPPLPADDLATTTLSSQNEDYIEEDEHDPTSPSHTDIDAEDDADFQSQYSLEDQAFSDASTDSEEQSPEDGLSMHHPFRQSTSSLHGPNAFAPPFYNRPPTPLPPSPSLTSLLRPPFSTTTSRPTTPDSSDVETPNDTEAAVAKSARRATTVPRASPKVPTYEYYGFVLYLASSLAFLIYILWSYLPSPFLHQLGIYYYPNRWWSLAFPSWLVMSIIYIYVALASYNTGYLTLPMNSMENIVDEVANVAVIDGKGRRRPGGAAKMRPGATSYQIMGPQNRKVNWKEIWSEGTDAVLDVPVGGVCEVLYGQERDDDELFEETPNIS